TCGTCGGCGATCGAGTACTTAGCGCCACAGCTGTCGCAGGTGATCCTCATCGTGTGCCTCGCCGCGCGTCCGGCGGGCCCGCTGGACGCGCCCGCGCCTGATTCCGAGCGATGCCGGGAGTGCGTCGGAACAGCAGCCGCACCCGGTGAGCCACCACATGGCCCACCGCTCGACCGCCCGAGCACCCGTCGCCCAACCGAAACATTATAGAAGAGCCGTTCAGCGAAATGCAATTTCGCTGCGATAACGTACCTTTCGCACCACTATTCGGCTCACTTCACGGACTCGAAGCCGTGCCGCAGGATCGTCTGATCGCGCTGCGGTCCCAGCGAAAGCAACCCGATGCGCACCCCAACCTCACGCTCGATCAACGCAACCAGCGCGCGCAGTCCAGCCGGAAGCGCGTCATAGTCGCGCACCTCGCGAAGGGAGCCAGTAAAGGGCAGCAAATCCTCGAGGATCGGCTCGCAGTCGGCCAAGTCCTCGGCGTCGACCGGCGGGGTCTCGATTTGCTTGCCCTGCCAGCGGTAGGCGACACAGACCTTTATCTGCTCGATTCCCGCCAAGACATCAGCCTTGGTCAGCGCGAGCCAGTCGAGCCCGCCGACCCGCGCGGCATAGCGCAGCTGGGGCAAATCGAGCCAGCCGCAGCGCCGCGGCCGCCCCGTCGTCGAACCGAACTCTCCCCCCTCCTTGCGCAGGCGCGCCCCGTCGTCGCCGTGCAGCTCGGTAGGAAAGGGGCCCTTGCCCACGCGGGTGATATAGGCCTTGGCAACGCCAACCACCGCCCCAAGGTCGCGCGCCGCCACGCCCGCCCCGGCGATGGCTCCCCCAGCCAGCGTCGTGCTCGAGGTGACGAAGGGATAGGTGCCGTGATCGATGTCCAACAGCACACCCTGGGCGCCTTCGAAGAGGATCTTCCGCCCGTCAGCGACGGCGCGCTGCAAGAACGCCCCGGTGTCCTCGATATAGGGCTCGAGCTGGCGCGCATGCTCGAGGACCTGCGGCAGCAACTCGTCGACCGTGAAGCGGGGGCCGCCGAGCAGGGCGAGCTGCCCGTTGACGTGGTCGACCGCCACCGCCAGACGGGCACGCAGGCGCTCCGGCGCACGCAGGTCACAAACCCGCAGGCCGCGCCGCGCCATCTTATCTTCATACGCGGGTCCGATCCCGCGCTGCGTCGTTCCCAGCGTCTCGGCCACACCCTCGCGGCGCCGATCGAGCTCGCGGTGATAAGGGAGCACGAGATGCGCCCGCGCGCTGAGCCGCAGCCCGGCCGGTTCGGGCCGAAGGCCGCTCGCATCGAGGTCGCTCAGCTCCTGCAGGAGCCCCGCGGGATCGACGACGACCCCGTCGCCGAGCACACAGACCTTGCCGCGGTGCACGACCCCGCTGGGCAACAGATGGACGACAATGCGCTTGCCGTCGACGACCAGGGTGTGGCCGGCATTGCTGCCTCCGGCGAAGCGCACGACGATATCGGCGCCCGGCGTCAGCAGATCAACGATCTTGCCCTTGCCCTCGTCCCCCCACTGCGCGCCCACCACGGACAAATTACCCATCACAGTCTCCTCGCCCTCCGCGGTCCCAGCGGGACCGTGTGCTCGTCACCCAGTAGCTGCCGCAATTCGGCGGAGTATACTCCCGGCGCGCAATGCACGACCAGCGGTGGATCCTCGATTCGCCTCGGCCCCGCGTGGGTGCTCGCGCGGCGTTCGTCCGCACTGGAATCGGCCCGGCGGCGCGCCAAGACCAGCACACGCGTCGCCGACCGCCCGGGCGCGGGCAGCACGATCCGCGAGCGCAGCGGCTGCAGCCGATGCTCGGGCAACGCGCGCAGGAGTTCGTCCTGGCGCGTCGCCAGGTGGATCAGGGCCAGCGTATCGCCCGGCCGCAAACCGTCCGCGCTCGCCTGCAGCAGCTCGGCCAAGGTGCAGGTCAGCTCGTGCTTCGCCCCCGCCACCATTGGGTCTGGGCTGAACCGCCCGCTGTTGAGCCGAAAGAACGGCGGGTTGCAGACCGCGAGCACGCGCGCTGCCGTGGCCCGCGGCCGCCACTGCCCGCTGTCGCGCAGGTCACCCAATAGCACGCGCACGCGACCCGCGAGACCGTTGCGCGCGGCATTCTTCGCCGCCAGGCGCGCCAGCGCGGGCTGGCGCTCCACCAGCCGCGAGCGCGACCGCACCCAGCGCCGCGCCAGGAGCAGTCCGACGACCCCGCAGCCGGCGCCGAGGTCGATCACCAGCGTCGGCGGCTGGGGCACGACAGCCGCGGCGAAATGCGCCAGCAGCAACGCATCGAGGTTGAAGCGATAGCCGCGCGCCGGCTGGAGCAGGCGCAGCCTGCCGCGCAAAATCGCGTCGTCGGTGAGCCCAGCCTGCGAGGCGTCAGGCGCTGTCGAGGTCAACGACACAACGTCCCTGCCGCAATATCCTTGGCGTGTCGAGCAGCTCGATCAGCGTCGTCGGCAGCTCACCACGGTGCCCGTCATCGAGCACCAGCGCCACCCCGGGAAGAGCGGCCTCTGCGGCGGACTGCGCCGGCCTTGCACCCGAGCGATTGGCGCTCGTCGCAGTCAGCGGCGCGCCCAGCGCGCGCACGAGTTGCTGCGCCACGGGGTCGGCGCTCATCCGCACACCGACGCCGCCGCCGGGGCCAACGACCGCGGCCGGGAGACCGGAGACCGCCGGGAGCACCAGCGTCAAGGCGCCCGGCCAGTAACGCGCGATGAGCCGCTCGGCCAGCGGCGGCAGCCGCGCGACGAGCTGCGCGAGCATCGCGTGATCAGCCACAATCAGCGGCAGCGCGTGGTCGGCAGCGCGCCCCTTGACGCGCGCGAGGCGCGCCAGGGCCGTAGCGTCGAGCGCCACCGCGAAGCCGTAGCAGGTCTCCGTGGGAAAGCCCACCACCGCGCTCTCGTCACGCAGATAGCGCGCGGCCCGCGCAATGGTCGTCGCGTCGGCCGCGCATACCTCGGCCGCCCGATCGTCGTGCATCAAGCCCAACGCCTCGCGCTCAGCGCCGGCCCAAGGCGCGATGACCTATGTCGCGCCTGTAGTGCAGGCCCTTGCCGTCGATCGCGTTCACCGCGGCGTAGGCGCGCTGCTGCGCGGCCGCCACATCCTCGCCGAGCGCCGTCACGCCCAGCACGCGACCGCCGGCGGTGACCAACCTGCCCTGCGCATCCCGCGCCGTCCCGGCGTGGAAGACCACCACGTCGCTGAGCGCCTCGGCCGGCTCGAGGTCGGCGATCGGCTGGCCCTTGGCGTAGGCGCCCGGATAGCCCTCTGCCGTCAGCACGACACAAAGCGCCGCGCGAGCATCCCACTGCATCGGAGCCGGCGGCAGCTCACCGCGTGCCGCGCCATGGAGGTAGGGCAGGAGGTCATCACTGCAACGCAGCATCAGCGACTGCGTCTCGGGATCGCCGAAGCGGCAGTTGAACTCGAGCACATAGGGCTCGCCTTCCACGATCATCAACCCGGCATAGAGCACCCCGCGATAGGGGTTGCCCTGCGCAGCCATACCGCGCACCACCGGCAGCAATATCTCCTGCTCAACGCGCCGCTGCAGCTCAGGCCCCAGCACTGGCGCCGGCGAGTAGGCGCCCATGCCGCCGGTGTTCGGCCCCTCGTCGCCGTCGAGCACGGCCTTGTGATCCTGGCAGCTCGGCAGCGCCAAGATGCGCTCGCCATCGCAGAGCGCCAGCACCGAGACCTCCTCGCCCCGCAAGCGCTCTTCAATCAAGATGCGTCGACCGGCCGATCCGAGCACCGCGCGCTCGAGAAAGCCCTCCGCCGCCCGGCAGGCCTGATCCGCGTCCGCCGCCACGACGACGCCCTTACCGGCGGCCAATCCGTCGGCTTTGACCACCCGTGCCTCCGGATGCGCGGTGATGTACGCCCGCGCCTCGGCGAGCTGCTCACAGACGGCAAAGGGCGCCGTGCGCAGACCGCAGCGCTCCATCACCTGCTTGGCAAAGATCTTCGATCCCTCCAATTGAGCCGCAGCCGGACTTGGCCCGAAGACGAGCAGTCCACGCGACGCGAAGACCGCCTGAAGACCGGCGCAGAGCGGCACCTCCGGCCCAACGACCGTCAGATCGATCGACTCACGCGCAGCGAAATCAGCGAGCCCTGTCAGGTCATCGGCAGCAATCGGAACGTTCGTCGCGCAGCGCTCGCTGCCGGGATTGCCCGGCGCGCAATAGAGCCGCGTCAGCAGC
This genomic stretch from Pseudomonadota bacterium harbors:
- a CDS encoding methyltransferase, whose protein sequence is MTSTAPDASQAGLTDDAILRGRLRLLQPARGYRFNLDALLLAHFAAAVVPQPPTLVIDLGAGCGVVGLLLARRWVRSRSRLVERQPALARLAAKNAARNGLAGRVRVLLGDLRDSGQWRPRATAARVLAVCNPPFFRLNSGRFSPDPMVAGAKHELTCTLAELLQASADGLRPGDTLALIHLATRQDELLRALPEHRLQPLRSRIVLPAPGRSATRVLVLARRRADSSADERRASTHAGPRRIEDPPLVVHCAPGVYSAELRQLLGDEHTVPLGPRRARRL
- a CDS encoding threonylcarbamoyl-AMP synthase, with product MHDDRAAEVCAADATTIARAARYLRDESAVVGFPTETCYGFAVALDATALARLARVKGRAADHALPLIVADHAMLAQLVARLPPLAERLIARYWPGALTLVLPAVSGLPAAVVGPGGGVGVRMSADPVAQQLVRALGAPLTATSANRSGARPAQSAAEAALPGVALVLDDGHRGELPTTLIELLDTPRILRQGRCVVDLDSA
- a CDS encoding adenylosuccinate synthase, producing MGNLSVVGAQWGDEGKGKIVDLLTPGADIVVRFAGGSNAGHTLVVDGKRIVVHLLPSGVVHRGKVCVLGDGVVVDPAGLLQELSDLDASGLRPEPAGLRLSARAHLVLPYHRELDRRREGVAETLGTTQRGIGPAYEDKMARRGLRVCDLRAPERLRARLAVAVDHVNGQLALLGGPRFTVDELLPQVLEHARQLEPYIEDTGAFLQRAVADGRKILFEGAQGVLLDIDHGTYPFVTSSTTLAGGAIAGAGVAARDLGAVVGVAKAYITRVGKGPFPTELHGDDGARLRKEGGEFGSTTGRPRRCGWLDLPQLRYAARVGGLDWLALTKADVLAGIEQIKVCVAYRWQGKQIETPPVDAEDLADCEPILEDLLPFTGSLREVRDYDALPAGLRALVALIEREVGVRIGLLSLGPQRDQTILRHGFESVK
- the purD gene encoding phosphoribosylamine--glycine ligase, with translation MKVLVVGGGGREHALCWRLARSPLLTRLYCAPGNPGSERCATNVPIAADDLTGLADFAARESIDLTVVGPEVPLCAGLQAVFASRGLLVFGPSPAAAQLEGSKIFAKQVMERCGLRTAPFAVCEQLAEARAYITAHPEARVVKADGLAAGKGVVVAADADQACRAAEGFLERAVLGSAGRRILIEERLRGEEVSVLALCDGERILALPSCQDHKAVLDGDEGPNTGGMGAYSPAPVLGPELQRRVEQEILLPVVRGMAAQGNPYRGVLYAGLMIVEGEPYVLEFNCRFGDPETQSLMLRCSDDLLPYLHGAARGELPPAPMQWDARAALCVVLTAEGYPGAYAKGQPIADLEPAEALSDVVVFHAGTARDAQGRLVTAGGRVLGVTALGEDVAAAQQRAYAAVNAIDGKGLHYRRDIGHRALGRR